In a single window of the Limnohabitans sp. 2KL-27 genome:
- a CDS encoding Re/Si-specific NAD(P)(+) transhydrogenase subunit alpha, giving the protein MQTGDNAPKPQRIGVPREIFPGEKRVASVPDAVSKLVKLGFAVVVEQGAGELADLSDAAYVEAGATIAPNAAALWTGSDIVFKVRAPTPDEVALMHEGQTLIGFLWPAQNPDLMQQLAAKKVTALSIDALPRTLSRAQKMDALTSMAGVSGYRAVVESANAFGRFFNGQITAAGKVPPAKVFIAGAGVAGLAAIGAAASLGAIVRANDTRAEVADQVVSLGGEFVKVDYEEEGSGGGGYAKVMSEGFQAAQREMYAKQAKECDIIITTALIPGKPAPKLITAEMVQSMKPGSVIVDMAAEQGGNCELTEPGKAVVKHGVTIVGYTDLASRMARQSSTLYGTNLFRLTEELCKTKDGVINVNMEDDAIRGLTVIKDGEITWPAPPLVVAPKPAPKPAAAPAAKKGHGHGEPSGPMPVGQLLIVSAVAAVLLVLVGAYAPAAFLSHFTVFVLACFVGYMVVWNVKPALHTPLMSVTNAISSIIAIGALVQISPLAAAGRPNTLIGILAALALVLTAINMFGGFAVTQRMLAMFRK; this is encoded by the coding sequence ATGCAAACAGGCGACAACGCCCCCAAGCCGCAGCGCATTGGCGTGCCCCGTGAGATTTTCCCAGGTGAAAAACGGGTGGCCTCAGTCCCCGATGCCGTCAGCAAACTGGTCAAGCTCGGTTTTGCTGTGGTGGTGGAGCAGGGCGCGGGCGAGCTCGCCGACCTGTCGGACGCCGCCTATGTCGAAGCCGGTGCCACGATTGCACCGAATGCAGCGGCGTTGTGGACTGGCAGCGACATCGTCTTCAAAGTGCGGGCCCCAACGCCTGACGAAGTGGCTTTGATGCACGAAGGCCAGACTTTGATCGGCTTTTTGTGGCCGGCCCAAAACCCCGATTTGATGCAGCAGCTGGCGGCCAAAAAGGTCACGGCGCTCTCCATTGACGCTTTGCCCCGCACATTGAGCCGCGCCCAGAAGATGGACGCGCTGACCTCCATGGCCGGTGTGAGTGGTTACCGTGCGGTGGTCGAATCGGCCAACGCGTTTGGACGCTTTTTCAACGGCCAGATCACGGCCGCGGGCAAAGTGCCCCCCGCCAAAGTCTTCATTGCCGGTGCCGGTGTGGCGGGGTTGGCCGCGATTGGCGCGGCCGCCAGCCTGGGCGCCATCGTGCGCGCCAACGACACCCGCGCCGAAGTGGCCGATCAGGTCGTGTCGCTCGGCGGTGAGTTCGTCAAAGTGGACTACGAAGAAGAAGGCTCGGGCGGTGGCGGTTACGCCAAGGTCATGAGCGAAGGCTTCCAGGCCGCGCAGCGCGAGATGTACGCCAAGCAAGCCAAAGAGTGCGACATCATCATCACCACCGCGCTGATTCCCGGCAAACCCGCGCCCAAGCTGATCACGGCCGAGATGGTGCAAAGCATGAAGCCCGGCAGCGTGATCGTGGACATGGCCGCCGAGCAAGGCGGCAATTGCGAACTGACCGAGCCGGGCAAAGCGGTGGTCAAGCATGGTGTGACCATCGTCGGTTACACCGATTTGGCTTCGCGCATGGCGCGCCAGTCCTCCACGCTGTATGGCACCAACCTGTTCCGCCTGACGGAAGAGCTGTGCAAGACCAAGGACGGCGTGATCAACGTCAACATGGAAGACGACGCGATCCGGGGCCTCACCGTCATCAAGGACGGTGAAATCACTTGGCCTGCCCCGCCTTTGGTGGTGGCCCCCAAGCCCGCCCCCAAGCCCGCTGCCGCGCCGGCCGCCAAAAAAGGCCACGGCCATGGCGAGCCCTCGGGCCCCATGCCGGTCGGCCAGTTGCTCATCGTGTCGGCGGTCGCCGCTGTGCTCTTGGTGCTGGTGGGGGCGTACGCGCCAGCCGCGTTCCTGTCGCACTTCACGGTGTTTGTGTTGGCCTGCTTTGTGGGCTACATGGTGGTCTGGAACGTCAAGCCGGCCCTGCACACCCCGCTCATGAGCGTGACCAACGCGATCAGCTCCATCATCGCCATTGGTGCGCTGGTGCAAATTTCGCCCTTGGCTGCGGCCGGCCGACCCAACACCCTGATCGGCATCTTGGCCGCTTTGGCGCTGGTGCTGACCGCCATCAACATGTTTGGCGGCTTCGCCGTCACCCAGCGCATGCTGGCGATGTTCAGAAAATAA
- a CDS encoding NUDIX hydrolase produces the protein MDTRWKPNVTVAAIIERDGRYLLIEEHTQEGLRLNNPAGHLDPGESPAQACAREALEETAQPFTPTALVGIYLSRFQRPATGEDITYVRMAFCGDIGERQPHLSLDEGIVRTLWMTPEEVRASAERHRSPLVLRCIEDHLAGQRFPLDVIHTDPAVADLPPLST, from the coding sequence ATGGACACACGCTGGAAACCCAATGTCACCGTGGCCGCCATCATTGAGCGTGATGGCCGCTACCTGTTGATCGAAGAACATACCCAAGAAGGTTTGCGCCTGAACAACCCGGCAGGCCACCTGGACCCGGGCGAGTCACCCGCGCAAGCCTGCGCCCGCGAAGCGCTGGAAGAAACGGCCCAACCCTTCACGCCCACCGCCCTGGTGGGCATTTACCTCTCACGCTTTCAACGACCAGCGACCGGCGAAGACATCACCTATGTGCGCATGGCTTTTTGCGGCGACATCGGCGAGCGCCAACCCCATCTGAGCCTGGACGAGGGCATCGTGCGCACACTGTGGATGACACCCGAGGAAGTGCGTGCCAGCGCCGAGCGCCACCGCAGCCCCCTGGTCTTGCGCTGCATCGAAGACCACCTGGCCGGACAACGCTTCCCGCTGGACGTGATCCACACGGACCCGGCCGTGGCCGATTTGCCACCCTTGTCGACATGA
- a CDS encoding sulfite exporter TauE/SafE family protein, with product MSPVWPAEALWLLTGAAAFAAGVLNAIAGGGSFLTFPALVFAGVPPLAANATSAMAVSPGYLGSVLGFRSELQNLPRAMLQREVAVAALGGLIGAGLLLVTPARVFSGLVPWLLLLATALFAAGPLLARRNAGQGHPAWRLPGLMGVAIYGGYFNGGLGILLMALYTLTGEGRLNTVNALKNLNSFVLSLLSVAAFAAAGAIVWPQALWMMALATAGGWAGARLAKRLPVRWVRWLVVGTGLVMSLVFFARA from the coding sequence ATGAGCCCCGTTTGGCCCGCCGAAGCCCTGTGGCTGCTCACTGGGGCGGCCGCTTTCGCTGCGGGCGTTCTCAATGCGATCGCCGGCGGCGGTAGTTTTCTCACCTTTCCCGCCTTGGTGTTTGCCGGGGTGCCCCCCTTGGCGGCCAATGCCACCAGCGCCATGGCCGTCAGCCCGGGTTACTTGGGCAGCGTGCTGGGTTTTCGCTCGGAGCTGCAAAACCTGCCCCGCGCGATGCTCCAACGCGAAGTGGCGGTGGCCGCTTTAGGCGGCTTGATCGGCGCGGGCCTGCTGTTGGTCACCCCGGCACGGGTGTTCTCAGGCTTGGTGCCTTGGTTGCTGCTGCTGGCCACGGCGCTGTTTGCGGCCGGCCCCTTGCTCGCCCGACGCAACGCTGGTCAGGGCCATCCCGCCTGGCGCCTGCCGGGCCTGATGGGTGTGGCCATTTATGGCGGTTACTTCAACGGCGGCTTGGGCATTTTGCTGATGGCCTTGTACACCCTGACGGGCGAGGGCCGGCTGAACACGGTCAATGCACTGAAAAACCTCAACTCCTTTGTGCTGTCCCTGTTGTCGGTCGCGGCCTTTGCGGCGGCCGGGGCCATCGTCTGGCCGCAGGCGCTGTGGATGATGGCACTGGCCACGGCCGGCGGTTGGGCCGGCGCTCGGCTGGCCAAGCGCTTGCCCGTGCGCTGGGTGCGTTGGCTGGTGGTGGGCACTGGCTTGGTGATGAGCCTGGTGTTTTTTGCGCGCGCTTGA
- a CDS encoding lytic transglycosylase domain-containing protein, producing MTKHCNWCQQGRTFLRDVAQGMFIITHSGLAMVGLTAVSLVLALWLNPQWLHSAEGSVFNWLRERQVLLSWLPENTAERATAVSLQDLPPSQAAVAQWLGRKYKVAPEPLAALVAEAHVLSKKTKLAPHFILAVMAIESNFHPYVQSPAGAQGLMQVVTDIHVKRYEAYGGRLAAFDPIANMRVGVAVLSDAVKLRGGSLEDGLKFYLGGYALSEDGGYVAKVFAEQAQLDQVAAGQKPSLSDRVEPLSASGGQTN from the coding sequence ATGACTAAGCACTGCAACTGGTGCCAACAAGGCAGAACATTCTTGCGCGATGTGGCGCAAGGGATGTTCATCATCACCCACAGTGGTTTGGCCATGGTGGGCTTGACGGCCGTGAGCCTGGTTCTGGCTTTGTGGCTGAACCCGCAATGGTTGCACTCGGCCGAAGGCTCGGTGTTCAACTGGTTGCGAGAGCGCCAGGTCTTGCTGTCTTGGTTGCCTGAAAACACCGCAGAGCGCGCCACGGCCGTGAGTTTGCAGGACTTGCCGCCCTCCCAGGCCGCGGTGGCCCAATGGTTGGGGCGCAAATACAAAGTCGCGCCGGAGCCTTTGGCCGCTTTGGTGGCCGAGGCGCATGTCTTGTCCAAAAAAACCAAGCTGGCCCCGCATTTCATTTTGGCGGTCATGGCCATCGAGTCCAACTTTCATCCTTATGTCCAGAGTCCGGCCGGGGCGCAAGGGTTGATGCAGGTGGTGACGGACATCCACGTCAAGCGCTACGAGGCCTATGGTGGGCGTTTGGCCGCTTTTGACCCCATTGCCAACATGCGTGTGGGCGTGGCGGTTTTGTCGGATGCGGTCAAGCTGCGCGGCGGCTCTCTGGAAGATGGCCTCAAGTTCTACCTGGGTGGCTACGCCTTGTCAGAAGATGGGGGCTATGTGGCCAAAGTGTTTGCCGAACAAGCCCAGCTGGACCAAGTGGCTGCGGGACAAAAGCCGTCCTTGTCTGACCGTGTTGAGCCGTTGTCAGCTTCTGGTGGCCAAACCAACTAA
- the mnmA gene encoding tRNA 2-thiouridine(34) synthase MnmA: MPQLHRVVVGLSGGVDSAVTAHLLKQQGHDVIGIFMKNWEDDDDSEYCSSNVDFVDAAAVADVLGIEIEHVNFASDYKDRVFSEFLREYQAGRTPNPDILCNAEIKFKSFLDHAMRLGAEKIATGHYARVRQNSASGRHELLKGLDTSKDQSYFLHRLNQAQLSKTLFPVGELHKTEVRRIAEEIGLPNAKKKDSTGICFIGERPFREFLNRYISKEPGPIKDPSGRTIGQHVGLSFYTLGQRQGLGIGGIKAKGAQRGGGEHTPWFVARKDIDKNTLWVVQGHGHPWLQSPRLQATDVSWCAGLAPETGRYAAKTRYRQADAACDLQPLMPGQGAAGFELAFSENQWAVTPGQSAVVYDGEVCLGGGVISWAPTLTD, translated from the coding sequence ATGCCCCAACTTCACCGTGTGGTCGTCGGCTTGTCCGGCGGCGTCGACTCCGCAGTCACCGCCCATTTGCTCAAGCAACAGGGCCATGACGTCATTGGCATCTTCATGAAAAATTGGGAAGACGACGATGACAGTGAATACTGCTCTTCGAATGTTGACTTCGTCGATGCAGCAGCGGTCGCGGACGTCTTGGGCATCGAGATCGAACACGTCAATTTTGCGTCCGATTACAAAGACCGTGTTTTTTCGGAGTTTCTGCGCGAATACCAAGCCGGGCGCACGCCCAACCCGGACATCCTGTGCAATGCCGAGATCAAGTTCAAATCCTTTCTGGACCATGCCATGCGGCTGGGCGCAGAAAAAATTGCCACCGGCCACTACGCACGGGTGCGGCAGAACAGCGCGAGTGGGCGGCACGAGCTGCTCAAGGGTCTGGACACCAGCAAGGACCAAAGTTATTTTCTGCACCGCCTGAACCAGGCCCAGTTGTCCAAAACACTGTTCCCCGTGGGCGAGCTGCACAAGACCGAAGTGCGCCGCATCGCCGAAGAGATCGGCTTGCCCAACGCCAAGAAGAAAGACTCGACCGGCATTTGCTTCATTGGTGAGCGGCCATTCCGCGAATTTTTGAACCGTTACATTTCCAAAGAACCCGGCCCCATCAAAGACCCGTCGGGGCGCACCATTGGCCAGCATGTGGGCTTGAGTTTTTACACCTTGGGGCAACGCCAAGGGCTGGGCATTGGCGGCATCAAGGCCAAAGGGGCTCAGCGGGGCGGGGGTGAACACACCCCTTGGTTTGTGGCGCGCAAAGACATCGACAAAAACACCTTGTGGGTGGTGCAAGGGCACGGCCACCCCTGGCTCCAATCGCCACGCTTGCAAGCCACCGATGTGAGCTGGTGCGCGGGCCTTGCCCCCGAAACAGGGCGCTATGCGGCCAAGACCCGTTACCGCCAAGCGGATGCGGCTTGCGACTTGCAGCCCCTGATGCCAGGACAGGGAGCCGCCGGGTTCGAGCTGGCCTTCAGCGAAAACCAGTGGGCCGTCACGCCCGGGCAAAGCGCCGTGGTCTATGACGGTGAAGTGTGCTTGGGCGGTGGTGTGATCTCTTGGGCCCCCACACTGACAGACTGA
- a CDS encoding DUF3422 family protein gives MNEITSRFLPHEDALRRELHNEVHARPSARVRLPALIVYVAVLNAGVTREQEWAHLRLLPGHADLTLESLQGNFLRLRCDHFTVKWERHTEFTRYSIVQSLPDNAGWGAEQPELATHVEVGTEWLRGLPGQTMAAIHLGMLHADMNQPDLIATAQAWLGPGAVLASRMGNTTEGMPHSCILTHFRIGEDGFERMLVLAPDGTTEARAGRISQRLLEMETYRLMALRGLPVAKNLSAMLSAAESQLADITGLLESKGETDQALLDLLVSLAARIERATAEHGFRFSATRAYDTLVSQRLAELRERPISGTQTLGEFMQRRLSPAMATVQATEKRLASLAERVSRSSALLRTRVDIATEAQNQVLLEKLTKGQALQLRLQSTVEGLSIAAISYYVVSLLLYGAKAIHAAGVPVQPEVAVGVLVPFVLWGVWRTTRKIHEKLKNAGH, from the coding sequence ATGAACGAAATCACATCCCGGTTTTTGCCCCATGAAGACGCCCTGCGGCGTGAATTGCACAACGAAGTGCACGCCCGGCCCTCAGCCCGGGTGCGCTTGCCTGCCTTGATCGTTTATGTGGCGGTGCTCAATGCAGGGGTGACCCGGGAGCAGGAATGGGCACATTTGCGCCTTTTGCCCGGTCACGCCGACTTGACCCTCGAGAGCTTGCAGGGCAATTTCCTGCGCTTGCGATGCGACCATTTCACGGTGAAATGGGAACGGCACACCGAATTCACGCGTTACTCCATCGTGCAATCCTTGCCCGACAACGCCGGCTGGGGTGCCGAGCAGCCCGAGCTGGCAACCCATGTGGAGGTCGGCACCGAGTGGCTGCGTGGCTTGCCCGGGCAAACCATGGCGGCCATTCATTTGGGCATGTTGCACGCCGACATGAATCAGCCGGACCTGATCGCCACCGCACAAGCCTGGCTTGGACCGGGGGCGGTGCTGGCCTCCCGCATGGGCAACACCACCGAAGGTATGCCGCACTCGTGCATCCTGACCCATTTCCGCATCGGTGAAGATGGTTTTGAGCGCATGCTGGTGTTGGCCCCCGATGGCACCACCGAAGCGCGTGCCGGGCGCATTTCGCAGCGCCTGCTCGAGATGGAGACCTATCGGCTGATGGCCTTGCGCGGCTTGCCCGTGGCCAAGAATTTGTCCGCCATGTTGTCAGCCGCCGAATCGCAGCTGGCCGACATCACCGGTTTGCTCGAAAGCAAGGGCGAAACCGACCAGGCCTTGCTCGACTTGCTGGTGTCCCTGGCCGCCCGCATCGAGCGTGCGACGGCCGAGCATGGATTCCGTTTTTCGGCCACACGGGCTTATGACACGCTGGTCAGTCAGCGTTTGGCCGAGTTGCGCGAGCGGCCGATCTCGGGCACCCAGACCCTGGGCGAATTCATGCAGCGCCGTTTGTCGCCAGCCATGGCCACGGTGCAGGCCACCGAAAAGCGCTTGGCCTCTTTGGCCGAGCGGGTCTCGCGCTCCAGCGCCTTGCTGCGCACGCGCGTGGACATTGCCACCGAGGCACAAAACCAGGTGCTGCTCGAAAAACTCACCAAAGGGCAAGCCTTGCAGCTGCGCTTGCAAAGCACGGTGGAAGGCCTGTCGATCGCGGCCATCTCTTATTACGTGGTCAGCCTGTTGTTGTACGGGGCCAAAGCCATCCATGCGGCGGGTGTGCCTGTTCAGCCGGAAGTGGCGGTCGGGGTGTTGGTGCCGTTTGTGCTGTGGGGCGTTTGGCGCACGACCCGGAAAATTCATGAAAAGCTGAAAAACGCGGGCCATTGA
- the ssb gene encoding single-stranded DNA-binding protein, which produces MASVNKVIIVGNLGRDPETRYLPSGDAVSNINVATTDRYKDKATGEMKEATEWHRISFFGKLAEIAGQYLKKGSQVYVEGSLRTRKYTDKDGIEKFATEIRGETMQMLGGRQGMGGPADDAGGGAYAPRQSAPAARPAAAPAQRPAAAPKPAASNFDDMDDDIPF; this is translated from the coding sequence ATGGCATCCGTCAACAAAGTCATCATCGTCGGCAATTTGGGCCGCGACCCTGAAACCCGTTACTTGCCCTCGGGCGATGCGGTCAGCAACATCAATGTGGCCACCACCGACCGTTACAAGGACAAGGCGACGGGCGAGATGAAGGAAGCCACCGAGTGGCACCGCATCAGCTTTTTCGGCAAACTGGCCGAAATTGCGGGCCAGTACCTGAAAAAGGGCTCGCAGGTCTATGTGGAAGGCAGTCTGCGCACCCGCAAGTACACGGACAAGGATGGCATCGAGAAATTCGCCACCGAGATTCGGGGTGAGACCATGCAGATGCTCGGCGGTCGCCAAGGCATGGGTGGCCCAGCCGATGACGCTGGCGGTGGTGCTTACGCCCCTCGCCAGTCGGCCCCTGCCGCTCGGCCGGCCGCCGCACCCGCCCAGCGGCCAGCCGCTGCGCCCAAGCCAGCGGCCAGCAATTTTGACGACATGGACGACGACATCCCATTTTGA
- a CDS encoding MFS transporter: MTPIERRASASLASIFALRMLGLFLVLPVFALEARRYPGGEDPVWLGLAMGIYGLTQGLLQLPFGMASDRFGRKRVIVLGLVIFALGSFWAAAATDLTGLLVGRSLQGAGAVSAAVTALLADLTRDEVRTKAMALVGGSIGLMFALSLVVSPLLTAWIGLPGLFWLTGVLALLGVGVVIWGAPPAPAPVLGQGRGRLRDVLAHADLMRLNVGVFVLHAVQLAMWVALPALLVQAGLQTAQHWQVYLPAVLVSFLFLGVVFAMERRGHLKKVFLVSIGLIVLVQAGLLLQSVGTTSLGALAALLLVFFCGFNALEATQPSLASRIAPRAMRGTAMGVYNTLQSLGFFVGGLTGGWLVKSWGSPVLFLCCGVAMLAWLLVAWPMQTPGRSAQLGQAA; this comes from the coding sequence ATGACGCCCATCGAGCGCCGCGCCAGCGCTTCATTGGCCAGCATTTTTGCGCTGCGCATGCTGGGTTTGTTTCTGGTTTTGCCGGTCTTTGCCCTGGAGGCGCGCCGCTACCCCGGCGGCGAAGACCCGGTGTGGTTGGGTCTGGCCATGGGCATTTATGGCCTGACGCAGGGTCTTTTGCAGCTGCCCTTTGGCATGGCCTCCGACCGGTTTGGGCGCAAGCGCGTCATCGTGCTGGGCTTGGTGATCTTCGCCTTGGGCAGCTTTTGGGCGGCTGCGGCCACCGACCTGACCGGTTTGCTGGTCGGGCGCAGCTTGCAGGGGGCGGGGGCGGTGTCGGCGGCTGTCACGGCCTTGCTGGCCGACTTGACACGCGATGAGGTGCGCACCAAAGCCATGGCTTTGGTGGGCGGCAGCATCGGTTTGATGTTTGCCTTGTCCTTGGTGGTGTCGCCCTTGCTCACGGCCTGGATTGGCTTGCCGGGCCTGTTTTGGCTCACCGGTGTGTTGGCACTGTTGGGCGTGGGCGTGGTGATTTGGGGGGCACCCCCTGCGCCCGCGCCGGTGCTTGGACAAGGCCGGGGGCGACTGCGCGATGTGCTGGCCCATGCCGACTTGATGCGCCTGAATGTGGGCGTGTTTGTTTTGCATGCGGTGCAATTGGCCATGTGGGTGGCGTTGCCCGCCTTGCTGGTGCAGGCGGGCCTGCAAACTGCGCAGCATTGGCAGGTGTATTTGCCCGCTGTGTTGGTGTCGTTTTTGTTTTTGGGTGTGGTGTTCGCCATGGAGCGACGCGGGCACCTGAAAAAGGTGTTCCTGGTCTCGATCGGCCTGATCGTGCTGGTGCAGGCTGGTTTGCTGCTCCAGTCGGTGGGGACCACCAGCCTGGGGGCTTTGGCGGCCTTGCTGCTGGTGTTTTTTTGTGGTTTCAATGCGCTGGAAGCCACCCAGCCCAGTTTGGCTTCGCGCATCGCCCCCCGGGCCATGCGTGGCACGGCCATGGGGGTCTACAACACGTTGCAGTCGCTGGGCTTTTTTGTCGGGGGATTGACGGGCGGCTGGTTGGTCAAGTCCTGGGGCAGCCCGGTCCTGTTTTTGTGCTGCGGTGTGGCCATGCTGGCCTGGTTGCTGGTGGCCTGGCCCATGCAAACCCCGGGACGAAGCGCACAGCTCGGGCAAGCGGCCTGA